The genomic region GCTAAATATCGCTAAAAGTATCTGTTTGCCTTCCATAAGATTAATGGGCAGCCCCCAGGGCTCCCACCTTATCCGGAGGTTTCTCATGTCATTGCCAGGTACTCGTATTCTTCCTTCTCCTGCGCTCGCTTCTTCGGAAACGATCGAATCCTTTCGCAGCGTTGTAACGCCTCATATCAGTGACAACCTGGGTCGTCACATTGGTGCCCGCGGGCTCAATCGATACAACCGGACGGGCAAGCTGGTGGGAACCGCGCTGACAGTTAAAACCCGACCGGGCGACAACCTTTACATTTATAAGGCGCTCACGATGATCGAGCCTGGCCACGTGTTGGTTATCGACGCGCAAGGCGACGAGACCAACGCAGTCATCGGTGAACTGATCAAGCTCTACGCAGAACAACGGGGCTGCGTAGGCTTTATCGTAGACGGGGCGATCCGTGATGTAGCCGCTTTCGAAAACACGCCGCTATACGCCCGCAGCGTCGTGCATTGCGGTCCGTACAAGAGCGGTCCTGGTGAGATTAACGTGCCTGTTTCCATCGGCGGCATGATCGTAAACCCAGGTGACATCATTGTGGGAGACGAGGATGGCTTCGTTGCCTTTTCCCAGGCAGACGCACCTGAAGTGTTGCGCAAGGCGAAGCAGCACGAGGCCCATGAAGAAGAAGTGAAAGCCGAAATCGCCAGTGGTGAGGTTTATCAGGCATGGCTTGATAAAGTGCTGAAAAACAATGGCTTGGCTGGATAAGGGGACAGGTCGATGAGTCAGCAGTTTCTATCCGAACGCGTATTGGGCATCGCGCCGTCCCCCAGCGTCGAAGCTAACGCTTTAGTAGGCAAGCTCAGGGCTGAAGGCAAGGACATCGTCAACTTCACCATTGGCGAACCCGATCTGGATACCCCGGGGCACATCCTGAAAGCCGCACAATATGCGATGGAGCATGGGGAAACCCATTACACGAGCACCACAGGCACACTCGCTTTACGCGAAGCCATTATCTTGAAATTGCAGCGTGACAACGGTGTCTCGTATGGCCTGGACGAAGTCGTTGCGGGCTGTGGCGGCAAGCACATTATTTATCACGCCCTGGCGGCGACGCTGAATCGTTATGATGAGGTGATCGTTCACACGCCGTACTGGGTGTCCTACCCGGATATCGCCAAACTGAACGATGCCACTCCGGTCATTATTCCTGGCTGCGAGTCGAATGGATTCAAGCTCCAACCCGCGGAGCTTGACGCAGCAATTACTCCGAAAACGAAGTGGGTGATCCTCAATACTCCGAACAATCCCAGTGGCGCAGTCTACAGCGAGGCAGAGCTGGAAGGCCTAGCCAAGGTATTGAGAAAGCACCCGCACGTGCTGATCATGTCCGACGAAATCTACGAGCATTTCGTTTACGGCGAATCCGCCCATCTGTCACTCGTCAAGGTGGCGCCCGATCTAAAAGAGCGGACTCTGATACTCAATGGCGCCTCGAAAGGCTACGCGATGACGGGCTGGCGTCTGGGCTTTGGGGCCGGCCCTAAATTCCTGATCGCTGCGATCGGCAAACTGTTGTCCCAAACGACCACGTGTCCTAGCTCGATCAGCCAGGCCGCGGCAGTCGCAGCCTTTGCCGGTGATCAAGCGCCTATCCAGTCCATGCGCGAAATCTACACGGCACGCAGGGAGCGTATGGCTGAGCTGCTGCGTCCCGTTGGAGGCGTGACTTTCACTTTGCCCGACGGTGCTTTCTACATCTATGCCAATGTCGCTGGACTTATAGGTAAGAAAACCCCAGCGGGAGTAAGCATCCAATCGGACACCGAACTGGTCAAATTTCTGTTGGAAGAAGGGGGCGTGGCCACCGTGGCCGGAGCGGCATATGGGCTTTCGCCCTATGTTCGACTGAGCTTCGCGAGTTCGATGGACGTCATTGAAGAGGGCTGTAAACGGTTCCAAATGGCCTGCGAAAAATTGTCCTGAAGCTAACCCCTCCACGCGCGCCTCTCCAGGCGCGCATGAAAGATCATTTATTAAAATAAAAGGCGAATAGCCATGAATAAGCCACGCATACCCCTAGTTATTCAAATAATGTTGGGGCTGGCCGCTGGTATTGTAGTTGGCGCGATCCTTCATCAATTCCCAGAATTGCGCCCATGGATGATCAGTAATGTTCTTCAACCTGCCGGCGACATTTTTATTCGTTTGATGAAAATGATCGTCGTCCCGATCGTCTTTGCCTGCATGGTTGTTGGCATTGCGGGTAGCGGTGATGGCAAATCCTTAGGTCGCGTGGGTGCAAAAACCCTGGGCTATTTTTTTGCGGTCACCACCACCGCCATTATCGTGGGGTTGGTCATTGGCAATCTGCTGCAGCCAGGTACAGGCACAGACCTGGCCAGCCTGAAGGCTGCGGATATCAATATTGCGGCGACCAGTACAGCCAATCACGGTATCGCGCAGATAATCCTGAATATCATCCCTGATAACATCGTCGATGCCATGGCAAAGGGCAATTTGCTACCAGTGCTGTTCTTTGCCGTTATGTTCGGGCTTGGCGTATCGAAGCTGCCCAAGGAGCGCAAGCAGCCACTGATCGACAGCCTGCGCGGCGTTTCCGAGGCGATGTTCAAGATAACGTCGATGATCATGGCGTATTCACCCATAGGCGTTTTCGGCATGATCGCAGTGACCGTCGCGAACTTCGGGTTCGGATCACTCCTTCCGCTGGTCAAGCTGATTCTCGTCAGCTACGCAGCCATCATTTTCTTCGCTTTCGCCGTATTGGGTTCGATCGCCAAATTTGCAGGCATTGATTTCATCGGTCTGATCAAGCATCTCAAAGATGAACTGATCCTGGCGTTTTCCAGCGCCAGCTCGGCAGCGGTCATGCCGCAGCTCATGGCCAAGTTGGAAACCTTTGGCGCACCGCGGTCGTTGGTCAGTTTCGTTGTGCCGATTGGATATTCTTTCAATCTGGACGGGGCGTCGTTGTTCTTGGGTATCGGTACGTTGTTCGTTGCGCAGCTTTATGGCATTGACCTGAGCCTCTCCACCCAGGCCTTGCTGGTCGTTACGATGGTTTTGACCTCGAAAGGGGCAGCTGGCGTCCCTGGGTTCATGTTTGTCATTCTGTCCGCCACGTTGGCGAGCGCGGGATTACCGCTGGAGGGAATTGCATTTATTGCGGGTGTGTACCGCCTGATGGACATGCCTACTACTGCGTTGAACGTCCTGGGCAACGCACTGGCACCGCTGGTGATTGCCAAGTGGGACGGCGTTTTTCAAGGTAGTTGTCGCGTCACCGTCTAACTATGCTGCTCTTTTCTCGACTGGCTGCTCCCGATCAGGGTTCAACAGCACCGTACCCATCGGCTCCCAGTTTCGCGTCTGTCCAGACCAGCGTTCTGGGCTTCTCTCCCGGGCTTGCTCGTACAGCTCATGACGCCGAGCCAGGATCTGATGATCCTGACCACGGTGCCGTTCGGCCGGGGTCACAAAGCGGATTCGGCTGTGCCGGTGCTCGTGGTTATACCAACGCATAAAGTCCCTGACCCAGGCGCGTGCGGCGTCCAGGCTGGCAAAGCCATCTGCCGGCCATTGCGGGTAGTATTTCAACGTCCGAAACAGTGATTCCGAGTACGGGTTGTCATTGCTCACTCGCGGTCGGCCACGTGACGGCGTGATGCCCAGCTCATGCATTTTGCTCAACAGCGTCAGCGATTTCATCGGTGCTCCATTGTCCGAGTGCAGCACCAGTGGCTCGTGCAAACACTGCTCGCCGATCACGCTACGTTGCAGTAGCGCAGCCGCCTTCTCACCGCTTTCTTCTTCGTAAACCTCCCAGCCCACGGCCTTGCGGCTGTAAATATCCTCGATCAGGTACAGGTAGTAATACTTTCCGCGCACCGGAGACGGCAGGTAGGTGATGTCCCACGACCACACCTGGTTCGGCCCTTTGGCGGCATACGTCGTCGGTGCCACGTGCCGCCTGGGGCGCTGGCTACGACCACGATGCTGCTGTTGGCCTGCCGCACGCAGCACCCGGTAAAACGTCGACTCCGACGCCAGATAGAGCTGCTGATCAGCCAACCTCGGTACGATCTGGCTCGGCGGCAAATGGCCGTAGCCCGGGCTGTTACACACGTTTAGGATCGCTTGTCGTTCGACCTCGCTCAGCGCATTGCGCGGCCTGGATCGTACCGTGGTCGTTCGGGCGTCTGCCTGAACCGCATCAGTTTCAGTCCAGCGCTGCACGGTTCTGAGCGAGAGACCGACTTCCTGGCAGGCCTTGATTTTCCGGGCGCCGGCCATCCGGGCTTCACTCAACCAGGTCACCAGTAATTGCCGTTCCGGCAAGGCGGTCAGTTGTCCTCGTTGTCGATCCCCCAGTAGTCGTTGAGCTTTTTTCGCAGCACCAGCAACGCGGCGGTTTCAGCCAGCGCCTTGTCTTTGCGGCGCAGCTCGCGCTCCAGTTCCTGGATGCGTTTCTTGTCCTTGCGGGCTTGCTCGCGATCGTCTTTTTGCTGGGCTTTGTCTGCCTTCTGGCCGTTGATGCAGGCTTGCCGCCAAGCCTTGATTTGCTCGGGGTACAGGCCTTTGCGACGGCAGTATTCAGCCAGTTCAATTTCGGACAAGCCGGCGGTTTCAAGGACGACGGCAAACTGGGCTTCGGCTGTCCAGTTCTGGGCCGATGGGATGTTCTCGGACACTGCGTTTCCTTCAGAGCGGGCCTTTCTGCGCCAGTTGGCCAATGACATGTCGCTGACCCCTTCGCGCCGAGCAACCTCGGCCATCGACAGGCTCAGTGGGGGAAGCAGCATTTTGAGCAATGCGGCTTTGCGTTCCGGTGAATAGTACGGCACGAACAGTCTCTTTCCGCCCCCGATCTGCGTTTTCAGGAAAATTCGGAGAGGCGACAACTATCCTGACACCGGGGGGGGAAGAGAAAAAAGCTGAATCGCAACATTCAGGCGCTCGCTCCGCTGCATCCCAGCAGAACGAGTCGGCTTGAGGATGTGTTTGCAAACTGGCGGGGGAACGTAACGATGCGCACGGGAGAGCTATAGCGTTGCTGGATGAGTTAGCTCAACAAGCGCAGTCGCGTCGAGGTCTGATAGCTGCGGGACCCCTAGCAGTCCCAGGTCTCGCGTTAGCTCATCCTTGATCAGCTTGATTGCATGGGACACGCCGGCCTCTCCTGCCATGGTTGCAGCGTAATTAAACGGTCTACCGACAAATACGGCCTTGGCACCCAAGGCCATCGCTTTTATCGCGTCCGTGCCGCGTCGTATGCCGCTATCGAGCATCGTAACCATGTCAGGCGCTGCCTCGATAATCCTTGGGAGGATCACCAATGGGGCAACACTGCTGTCGAGCTGCCGCCCGCCATGATTCGATACGATGATTCCATCGACACCGAAGTTGGCAGCTTGGGTAGCGTCCTTTGGATTCAAGATGCCCTTGATGATCAGGGGGCCTTTCCAACGGGCGCGAATCTTCGCGATATGTGCCCAATTGAGATGTCCCCTATCGGAAAAATCCCTTAGGACGTATGCCGACATGATCGGAGCCCCGCGGGTAGCGTAGTTATTCTCGAAATGAGGCATCCCGTGCCGATAGAGTGTTTTAAAGAAAGTGCTGATTAACCAAGTGGGATGGCTAATGCCTTGCACTGCAAGGCGCAGGTGTAGTGGTCTACCAATCCCGGACACCTTTTTAGGCGAGAATGTTCGTCAGATCGAGGTGTCAGATGACCAAAAAATGCCGAACAGGGATCGCATGCTCACAAAAAAACGACGGTCGAGCGGCCCGACATCCCTAATATTTTGAACCGGGAGTTTGATGTGCCTGCTCCTGAGCAGGTCTGGTGTGGCGATATCACTTACATCTGGGCTCAAGGAAAATGGCAGTACCTCGCGGTTGTGCTGGATCTTTTTGCCCGTCGTGTTGTGGGCTGGGCATTGTCGGGAAAGCCGGATATCGACCGTGGGCTACATGACGGCTCAAGAAGCTCTGCGGGATATCAGCCATTTCTTGATGCACAGATACAACTGGGTTTGACCGCACCAGTTGAACGGCGGGCTGCCACCGGCTCAGTCCGAGAAAAAACTTAACATCGTGTCCGGGATTAGTTGACCACTACACTTCGATAACACTGGCATCTATGCGTTGCTAAAGCGTCGCTTGGATGTGATTGTCGCTGCTGATTGTGGTGCTGACCCTCAGTACCTGTTTGAAGACGTTGAGAACCTGGTACGCAAAGCGAAGATAGATTACGACGCCAAGATCGAATTCATCGACCCCTCCAGTCTGGTGGCGCTCCTGCCACCTGGCGATCCACGTTGGAAGCTGTTTGGTACGCCGGAAAGCATCACGCCTCTACCCGGTGAGGCTTTTCTTGTGCTGGCACGCATTACGTACTGTGATGGAAAAACAGGCTGTCTATTGATCGTCAAACCACGGGTGTCCAGCACAACGCAAGTGCAGATGTCATTTGACATGATTGGTTATGCTGACCGTCATTCGGAGTTTCCTCAGGAGAGCACCCGTGATCAATTCTTTGATGAGGCGCAGTGGGAGAGTTACCACGGTCTTGGTCTGACGCTTTCCAGTGTGCTTCAGAGCGATCTGCTTGACGCCTTGTCGTCTTGGGTCGCCAAAGGTCAGATAACCGGACTTTTAGCCTCCAACGTCGTACCCACCGATACTCCAAATCGTCGCCAGCGCATTACACAGACGTTGAAAACTTCCCTAGGTGTGGGGATTTCGGCTAGCTTGGTGCTAGCTGTCTGGCAGGCATTTGATCAGCATCGGAGCAGTGAACTAGCCGGCCGAGCGCGTTACGACGCACTTTATCTGGAGGTGGAGAAATCCCTTGGTGGCCACGACAAGGTGTCGGTAGCGACGTTGACGCGTCAGCTTCGCAGTCTCAGCGATATGGCAACTGTTGTTGGCGATAGGAGTCTATTATCCAGAGACATGCAGTATCTCAGCAGCTATATCAAAGAGTTATGCCCCGGGCCCAAAGGTAGCTTGCCAGATGAAACCTGCGATGGCTATCGCTCAGCCATTTCAGTCAAGTCTGAAAAAGGTGCTACGGAACAATACTGGTCGGGACTCGCACCAGTGGTTAACGAAGTTGAGCGCGTGTTGGCAAGTAAACCTGTCAAATCACCGGAACAGGTTGCTATATCTCAGCACCCTAGCAGCGCACAGGTCGCTCGAAAGCCTGAAGTTGAGCACATGTCGGCAAGTAAACCCGTTAAACCGACGAAGCAGGTTGTTAGTTCCAGTACGTTGAAATCCCAAAACGATAACTCGGTTTCTGGCGATTCCGTTCAGCCCTCCAAACCGGTTATAGCTGCTATCGCTGCACCTGTGCCAACAGAACCGCAGTCAGGACCCGAACCAGCGACAGAAATTGCAAAAAGCGATATGCCTCTGGTTCCAGAGCTTTCTGGTGAATCTAGCGTCGAGTCTAGTCCGAACGCATCTCCCTCTCAGGAAACGGAGTTACAGGCAAATCCCACTGCGATCTCTCAGGAGAATACCGACACGTCTACTTCGGTTCCTGGCTTCCCTGTAACGACTGAGACTGACAAAGTTTCCAGTGAGGATTGCAAGCGTCCAGAGACGCAACGCGTGGTGCTTTATACTCAGATTTATTCTGAAGATGAACGAAGTACAGCCCGTGATTTCCTCAAAAGACTGGCAGAGTCGAAAGTAAACATAATGGGCATCGAAAACGTCGTAGCCAGCGCTGTACGCAAAGGGGTTGCGGGACCACTACCATGGCCTCAAGCGACGTTCATCTATCACATGGATACCGAGGCCAACTGTGCTCGTTACCTTGCTCGGGATTTCTCATCTACAGCGAAGGTGATAAAGCTTTCTGCGTTTTTACCAGCGATGCCAGGTGTCATTGAGTTCTGGTTACCGCCGGGAAATTGATGGACTAGGTAGTGGACGCGAGCCCTATCACAAATCCTCAGACTTACTGCTGTCCCTCATTCACACCTGCAGAAAAAGCCCGACGGAGTCGGGCTGGAGTGAAGTACCGCTACAGGCTGCACCCGATCATCCCTCGACCGGCTCACCCTGAAGCGACAGGAGCAGATACGGCCCTCCTTCAGGTGAATCCATAAACCTCAGCGTCAGTGCCACAGAGCCTTCCTTGTGCTCAGACACGTCCAGTTCAAAATGAACCTGCCGCACCGCGGGGCACTCGTTGTGTACCTTGGCCACTGCCTGGAACACCTCAGACAGCCGGTTACCGAACATGAATCTCCGGCGGTCAGTCGGGTCCAGCAGCACCTTGGTCCATACCGCTGATGTGAACCCGATGGCGTGATCCATCACAGGGCCAACGCATTGTTTTTTCATTTGGGGCATCTGATTTCTCCAGGATTGAGAGAAACCATCTGCCCCGACCGGGAGGTGATATCCCGGTTACGGCGATTGAACGTGAAACGTCAAGCGGTGCAGCAGGTCACGCTTGTCTTGTTGAGCGCCTGCAAGGCAAACACTCGCCATCTGTGTGAAATCAGAAAGCCTTTAAGTTCCGTGGCTTCCCGCCGAGCAATCCTTGCCGACTCATAAGCCTCCTGGCTCAAGTCCTGGTGCGCCTGCTCGTAGCGCGCCGCCATCCGCTGTTCAACTGCCCAAACCTCTGCAGTCGTTTCACAGGGGCGTTGCCAAGCAATCTCCGATGCCCCAATGACACCGGACAGCACCCGTTGATCATCATCGCCTGCACAGGCTATGGGCTTTCGCCGATAGACCCTGGCTCGCGTGTAGTAAACCTCTACCGTCCGTGGATCGAATGAAGCTACGGCACTGAGCGTCGGATACGCATGCAGCACTCCTAGGGGCGGGACGGACCTCGCCCCATAGGGCAAGGAAGTCCCTATGGATGGATGTCAGGTTAAAGCCGCAGCCAGATACCGACGCAGGCGAAAAAGCACCCGAAACGCAAACTGCGAAATCGATCAGCAGCCGGTACGACCAAGCAGCGAAGTGAGCTATCCGCCATGTCGTCCCGACGAAAAATCAGGGGCAGGGCAGTGAGTGTTAGGTGGGTGTGCCAACCTGCAGCACACCCATTAAGTGAAAGCCGATGAACATCGAACCTCACAGGAGGCCGGCATTCGGATCAGCAAGTCAGCCTGGGGCCGACGAAGTCAAAGAGGAGCGATCAACGCTCGAAGGTGCAACAGCGGGGCTTCGCGATTCTCCGGTTTCGTGAAACAGAATGCGGAGAACTCTTCGCCCGACGGGGAGAGGTTTCCCGCGTGGGTAGTTACAACGGATGGTCCTACTTGAAGAACCTCAATGTAGTAAACAGCACGCTCCCTGCAATCCCTTGCAGTGCTTTCATGACGACTACCATGTGCATGTGCACGGTGTTTCATTAGACCTCCAGATTTCAGTAGGAGGGCCTGCCCATACAGGCGAGGCCCGTATTGGGAAAAATTCAGAGCAGTAGTCCCTCCACCTACCGCAATGGCAGTCGATTGGTCGCATCACTGGAAGCTTGGCGACCTGTGGGGGATCATACGCAATGGCGCATCGTAGCCCTTCAGATCCCAAGCTACTTGGCATGTGCCGACAAGGTCAGCAGTTCGCCCCCACACAATGGATACATCGACTACTGGCTGTCAAAGCCCCATCTGCAACAGATGTTTTCCGGTGGGGCTGACCTGTACGAGACCCGGAAAACAATGGCATGTATTGCTCTGCTACAGGTGTAGGGCGCATGCGGTTACTGCTGTCGAGCGCTGTTGCGTCTCGTGTGCGAAAGCGCGTCTCGCCAGCTTGCTTCTGGGGGCACTCACGCTTGGCTAGCCTGTGTCACTGAAGGACCAAAGGGAAAGGGAGCTGTCTGGTTGGGCGCTAAGTGGGCGGAAGCTGCCCTTCGTGGAGGGCAGCAGTCGGCCAGAGCAATCATCGGAAGCCCAGCAGCGAGTTCGTAATGAGCAACTTCAAAACTCTACTCTGCCAACGGTAACTGTAACCGGCTTCGATGGGATAAGCCTGCTTGCAAGGCAAATGCAACTATCACGGTAGATGGCGCGGAAAAGCTGCTCAGGCCACCGCCGGAAAACATCAACGCAAGACCCAATGCGGTAGCACCAAACCAGGCCGTCAAGCCCACCGGGTTAAACGCGACCACCCGCTTGAGCGCTGCCACGTCACTGCGTCCGTAGATAATCTGCGCCAACGCCACACCCACCCAGGCCACCACGAAAATCCCCTGATAGGCCAACGCCTTCAGGATGTAGGCAAACACGTCCGCGAGCATCAGGCCGTAGACGATCACCCCCACTGTCACTGCCCACATCAGGTACGAACCACGAAGGCCAAATCGACCAAAAAACGCCTGCATGTTCAGGGTCGCCAAGTAATAGTTGGCGGTGTTGATGCGTGTTTGCGTGGCCCAGACAAACAGTAATCCCCACAGGCCCATCAACTGCAAAATCGCCATCACCACCGAGACTTCGTTCAGCGCGCCTTCGTGTGGAATGCTGCTGACCAGGTAAATGCCCGAGGCGCCGTTGAGCAGAAACGTCACCGCGTAGAACGGAATGCCGAAGTTCCAGCGCCCATGGTACTCGGCGTCTTCAGGTTTGCCAAAACGCGCATAGTCGAAGGTGAACAGCATCAACACCCAGACGCCCATGTAGGCGACAAAACAATTCCACCAGCCGAATGCACTGGGTGTTGCCGGGCCGAAGTCCAGCCATTGCGGTTGATAGCCATAACGGCTAATCGATAGCCCCACCGCCACCAGCAAACCAGCGAGGTACACCGGCAGCAACACGCCGTTGAGCTTGTCCAGCCAGTGCTGCACGCTGCCCAGGATCATCGGTACGCTGTAGAGCACTACCGCCAATGCCGCAAGCGGATAGACCAGTTCCGGGTACAGGTGATTGAGCGCGACGGCGATCACCGAACCTTCAAACACCGCGTAATAGATCGCGGTCGAGAAGAAAATCAACGTCGCCAGGCACGCCCCGGTGCTGCCGAACAGCAGCCGTGAAAACAGCGCAACCGACAAACCGCTGCGAATCGCAAAACGGCTGAGCACGCTGTTGACCAGTCCATAACTGATCACCGACAGAACCATGCCAATCAGCGCATTGCGCGTACCGAACGACAACGCCAGTGAAGCACCCACCACGATGTAAAACATCGCACTGCAAACCGCCCACCAAGCCATGGTCAGGGACAGTCGGCCCATGCGCGATTCGGTGGGAACAGGATGATGCGCCGGGTCTTGCCCGGTTTGACTCGATTGCGATAAAGCAGCCATATGCGTGAACTCCAAGACCGGACAAAGGTTGAAGCGCGGGCAGCCATCACCGCACCGAAGTGCGGCGTTGGTATACCGTCAGGCATGGCCCGCGCTAAACGGAGGGCAGAATCAGGAAGGGAACAGCTTGCTCAGGCAACTGAGTTTTTTCTTATGGGAACGTCGCGCTTCCAGCGCCTCTTCGAGGGTTACCGCGATAAAGCGGGCCTTCTGGTTGGGTTGCATCTGGCCGATCAAATCGAGGTCGGCGCTGATCACCGTGCCTATCATCGCGTAGCCGCCACCGGACACCGCATCACGATGCAGCACGATGGGTTCGAGCCCGGCAGGCACCTGGATCGAGCCGATCGGGTAGCAACTGTCGACGATGTTCGACGGATCGGAACCGGCTCCGAACGGTTGCTCCCGGGGCTGAAAGCTCAACGCGCTGCCACCCTTGAAGCGATAGCCGATGCGGTCGGCTTCCGAACCGACGGTCCACGGCTCGGCGAAAAAGCTCTTGGCCGCCGATTCGGTCAAGCGGTGGTAGTACAAACCGGGCACCACCCGTAGGGTGATTTCGCCACCCAATGATTGCCGCAGCGCCATGGGTAAACTGGCCCCGGCGCGGCTCTTGCCGCTGGCGATGCCGACGGGCAACTCGTCGCCCGCGATCAGACGCCGACCCCGGAAACCGCCGAGCGTGCCCAGCGCATAGGTGGACCTGCTGCCGAGTACCACCGGCACATCAATTCCACCGGCCACCGCCACATAAGCGCGGGCCCCGGCCTTGGGAAAGTCAAAACGCAGCACTTGCCCGGCCTTCACCGTGAATGCGGTGTCGTGATGCATTTCCACACCATCGACCCGTGGCGTCATGTGCGCGCCGCTGACCGCCACCAATGCATCCTGTTGAAACTCCAACTCAGGCCCGAGCAGCGTGCATTCCAGCGCTGCCAACCCTGCCGGGTTCCCGACCAATTGATTGGCCGCGCTCAAGGCGTATTGATCAAGCGCGCCAGACGGCGGAATGCCCAAGTGGTAATACCCTTCGCGGCCCAAGTCCTGTACCGAAGTGGCCAGGCCGGGTTTGATGACCTTGATCATGCCAACACCTCCTGCAACGACTTGGGATAACCAACGGGATCGGCGAGGAATGCGTCCAGCGAAAACTCCACCGGCCGAATCCGCAGGTCAAAGCAACCGGCTTCCACTTCGGCCACCGCGTGGTCGTAGGCTTCACGCTCTATCGGCTTGAACTGCACGATGTCGCCTGGATGGAAAAACACCATGTGTTCTTTCAGGTACGCGAGGTTCTGTTGCGGGTCGTAGATCGGCGCGGGGGTGACGCCAAACATCTGATAACCGCCGGCGCCGCGCACCGAGTAAATACAACCAAAGCAGCCGCCGTGACCAAGGGTCAATTTCGGTGTGTCGGTGCGCGGGCGCAGGTACTTGGGCACCTGCAACTGATGCTCGCGCTCGACCATCTGGAACATGAACGGCAGCCCCGCAACGAAGCCGACCATCGAGACAAACCACGGCGCGCCACTGTGGGCTGCGATGAATGCATCGACATC from Pseudomonas asplenii harbors:
- a CDS encoding RraA family protein encodes the protein MSLPGTRILPSPALASSETIESFRSVVTPHISDNLGRHIGARGLNRYNRTGKLVGTALTVKTRPGDNLYIYKALTMIEPGHVLVIDAQGDETNAVIGELIKLYAEQRGCVGFIVDGAIRDVAAFENTPLYARSVVHCGPYKSGPGEINVPVSIGGMIVNPGDIIVGDEDGFVAFSQADAPEVLRKAKQHEAHEEEVKAEIASGEVYQAWLDKVLKNNGLAG
- a CDS encoding aminotransferase class I/II-fold pyridoxal phosphate-dependent enzyme, translated to MSQQFLSERVLGIAPSPSVEANALVGKLRAEGKDIVNFTIGEPDLDTPGHILKAAQYAMEHGETHYTSTTGTLALREAIILKLQRDNGVSYGLDEVVAGCGGKHIIYHALAATLNRYDEVIVHTPYWVSYPDIAKLNDATPVIIPGCESNGFKLQPAELDAAITPKTKWVILNTPNNPSGAVYSEAELEGLAKVLRKHPHVLIMSDEIYEHFVYGESAHLSLVKVAPDLKERTLILNGASKGYAMTGWRLGFGAGPKFLIAAIGKLLSQTTTCPSSISQAAAVAAFAGDQAPIQSMREIYTARRERMAELLRPVGGVTFTLPDGAFYIYANVAGLIGKKTPAGVSIQSDTELVKFLLEEGGVATVAGAAYGLSPYVRLSFASSMDVIEEGCKRFQMACEKLS
- a CDS encoding cation:dicarboxylate symporter family transporter, which encodes MNKPRIPLVIQIMLGLAAGIVVGAILHQFPELRPWMISNVLQPAGDIFIRLMKMIVVPIVFACMVVGIAGSGDGKSLGRVGAKTLGYFFAVTTTAIIVGLVIGNLLQPGTGTDLASLKAADINIAATSTANHGIAQIILNIIPDNIVDAMAKGNLLPVLFFAVMFGLGVSKLPKERKQPLIDSLRGVSEAMFKITSMIMAYSPIGVFGMIAVTVANFGFGSLLPLVKLILVSYAAIIFFAFAVLGSIAKFAGIDFIGLIKHLKDELILAFSSASSAAVMPQLMAKLETFGAPRSLVSFVVPIGYSFNLDGASLFLGIGTLFVAQLYGIDLSLSTQALLVVTMVLTSKGAAGVPGFMFVILSATLASAGLPLEGIAFIAGVYRLMDMPTTALNVLGNALAPLVIAKWDGVFQGSCRVTV
- a CDS encoding IS3 family transposase (programmed frameshift), producing the protein MPYYSPERKAALLKMLLPPLSLSMAEVARREGVSDMSLANWRRKARSEGNAVSENIPSAQNWTAEAQFAVVLETAGLSEIELAEYCRRKGLYPEQIKAWRQACINGQKADKAQQKDDREQARKDKKRIQELERELRRKDKALAETAALLVLRKKPQRLLGDRQRGQLTALPERQLLVTWLSEARMAGARKIKACQEVGLSLRTVQRWTETDAVQADARTTTVRSRPRNALSEVERQAILNVCNSPGYGHLPPSQIVPRLADQQLYLASESTFYRVLRAAGQQQHRGRSQRPRRHVAPTTYAAKGPNQVWSWDITYLPSPVRGKYYYLYLIEDIYSRKAVGWEVYEEESGEKAAALLQRSVIGEQCLHEPLVLHSDNGAPMKSLTLLSKMHELGITPSRGRPRVSNDNPYSESLFRTLKYYPQWPADGFASLDAARAWVRDFMRWYNHEHRHSRIRFVTPAERHRGQDHQILARRHELYEQARERSPERWSGQTRNWEPMGTVLLNPDREQPVEKRAA
- a CDS encoding alpha-hydroxy acid oxidase, coding for MSGIGRPLHLRLAVQGISHPTWLISTFFKTLYRHGMPHFENNYATRGAPIMSAYVLRDFSDRGHLNWAHIAKIRARWKGPLIIKGILNPKDATQAANFGVDGIIVSNHGGRQLDSSVAPLVILPRIIEAAPDMVTMLDSGIRRGTDAIKAMALGAKAVFVGRPFNYAATMAGEAGVSHAIKLIKDELTRDLGLLGVPQLSDLDATALVELTHPATL
- a CDS encoding 5-oxoprolinase subunit C family protein translates to MIKVIKPGLATSVQDLGREGYYHLGIPPSGALDQYALSAANQLVGNPAGLAALECTLLGPELEFQQDALVAVSGAHMTPRVDGVEMHHDTAFTVKAGQVLRFDFPKAGARAYVAVAGGIDVPVVLGSRSTYALGTLGGFRGRRLIAGDELPVGIASGKSRAGASLPMALRQSLGGEITLRVVPGLYYHRLTESAAKSFFAEPWTVGSEADRIGYRFKGGSALSFQPREQPFGAGSDPSNIVDSCYPIGSIQVPAGLEPIVLHRDAVSGGGYAMIGTVISADLDLIGQMQPNQKARFIAVTLEEALEARRSHKKKLSCLSKLFPS
- a CDS encoding 5-oxoprolinase subunit B family protein; the protein is MSTPIRYSFGADEHLFAEVSDSMSLDAFFKGLAVTRAVERLALDGVLDICLANASFQIRFDPDRIAPCTLLEAVKTAEAGVVAERTLQTRIIEIPVLYNDPWTHETLMRFRDRHQDPNATDLEYAARINGLADVDAFIAAHSGAPWFVSMVGFVAGLPFMFQMVEREHQLQVPKYLRPRTDTPKLTLGHGGCFGCIYSVRGAGGYQMFGVTPAPIYDPQQNLAYLKEHMVFFHPGDIVQFKPIEREAYDHAVAEVEAGCFDLRIRPVEFSLDAFLADPVGYPKSLQEVLA